A region of the Arachis hypogaea cultivar Tifrunner chromosome 15, arahy.Tifrunner.gnm2.J5K5, whole genome shotgun sequence genome:
AGGGTAATCAGGaaagttcataaaaaaatttaattaaacagGAAAAAAAAACTTGAGTTAATTACATTCACCCACATAAATAAGTTGAAACAGTGCTAAATTGTATAGTTGTGAAGAAAACAATATAAActtctattttatttcattttatttttctagagCTTTTGATAGAACTTACAGATaggctcttcattaggagatgcTCCACATTCTCTATAGAAAGTCTAGTACGATCTGCAATGACACTCAAGGGTATAGTTCGATCTTCTGAAGGCCGACTGCAAATGAACAGAACCCGTGTGAGTTGGGATTGGGAATAAAATGAATAGTTTTCATGTTCATCTACACAAAGTGAAAATCATGAAAATCTGAACACATTTGTACCTGAAAATGATCTCCATCAAGCAGAGAATGTTAATCTTTTCCAACAATTTCTGCTCATTTTGAACTAGTGCCGGTTGAGCCCTTAGAGCAGCACTATGCACCCGGCATAATTCTTGATATCGAACTAAATCACCAGAATTGAATGCCTGCAGAATATAATAAAGCCATTCTACCTTTGTCCCAAGAAGGCTCTTAATCTGTGAAAGATATCAGAGATATTATCAGCAAACACTACAACAAAAAAGATACAGTAAAGaaattcagagagagagagagagagagagagagaaaggggggggagaaagaaaaaggcattcCTAGATGTAAATACTTACAATAGGATGAGCAAGCAATTCTCCAAAGTTGTATATGTTATCCCCAAGCAGAGCAGAGAGGGACAAATCAAACGCCAAGTCCTATCAAATGACAAAAGAATACAATATATTTATTGTAACATttgcatataaatatataacagacCAAGATGACATAACAACCATAAAAATTCCATAAAGAAGACATCTGTTGAAATGAATTTATAAGAACCAGATTCAGTTCCAGTATACCAAAAATCAAAAGGATCAACATATCTTCAAATACAAAATACATCCATATTTATTTTGCTAGAGGAAAACTTTAAAGTGTGGTGATGAActagtattaaaataaaataaaataaaataaaaagcccTAGTCTTCCTATCATATGCATGAAGCACAGCAAGATCTAAGCAGCATAACTTGAACTAAATTTACACTAGGACAACTCTTCCAATGTAAATTTTTCCAACTTCATAAGTCAACGTAAAGAACCCAGCCCTACTAAAGACATTTAAAAGAGAATGTTCACCTCAGATAGCTCAGTTGCCATGGGATTCATTCTCAtgtcataaaccataaaccctacagtTAGATGCGTGCAGCGAACTACAATTGTGAGTCAGAGTCACTCTTCCCAttgtaattttaatattttatcaaatagatATCCCCAACAAGTATGTCTACACTTGAAGAAGATTTCAATTCTTAAAAAGCAAAACTAAAAATCTAAAGACAAAAAGTATCATCATTTTCTTACAGTAGAACCTTTTAATTCTTCAATCAACTACACATTGTACGAGACAAGCAACATCAGAAACAAAAATAGTTCATGACATCCCATAAAAAGATGATTAACAAaacattaaattaataattaatattaactattaaTATACATTTTGTTATAGCAAGTATAATTCTTTAATGCTGCATGCATTAATTTTCAGAGCTTTGGAAAGGAAATGTATTTAACAGTCAAAAAAAGAAAAGTTTCAGATCTACTAGACTACTTCTGATCTACTGTTTGCAACCAAACTCTTAAAAATCATAGTGAAAGTCATAAGCAAAAGCAACACTAACAGCAAAAATTGTAATGAACTAACTATAACTTgagacaaataaataaattaattaacaaacaTTTGAAAATTCTCATGACGTACCAGCTTGAATGAATCTGAGAGAGATTCAACTGATGTGTATGCCAAATAGAGAAGAGCACTTTTGTAGAACTCAGCAAACTCCTGACGCGATTTGTGGTACTGGGATGACACCCAGTAATAGCTAGCATATACAGATGGATCAATGTCTGTCATGCTATCAAGTGTACTCTTTCCATCTTCCAGAAGTTTCTTGCATTCCTTTTGGTCACCTTGCTCAAGCTTAATTATGGCAATTCGCATCTTAATGTAAAGAATAGGTTCTTCAATGCGTTGCTCTCTAGTAGCTTGAAGCTTCTCAATGACTCCATCAAGATAACCAACAGCAGCTTCTTTCTCAGAATACTGCCGGGAAACTATCACAGCAAAATGTGCTAGCTTGAGAAGGTTGATTTTGGTCTCAAAGTCTGTGATGAAATTGTTATACAACTGTATAAGAGCATCACCAGCCTGAAGAGACAGTAAGAATAATGAGTAAAATAAATAAACCTAAGAAATAAGAAGAACATGCACCGTTTAGCTTGCCTTCTTTCACACACAGACAGTAGTCACCAGAATTTTtattagggaaaaaaaaaaggaaacaccGCAAACAAAATCACGCAACATAATGGATGACATTAAGTAGGCAGTCGGCACACAGAAGTATAAGTAAATCGATGATCGATGTAAAGTAAATATAAATTTAGCTCTTTCCAAGGTTGACAGTCTTGGATCTTGATAGTTTAAAACAATGTCAGTTGACAACTTGGAAGGAATGATACGATTTCACAAATCGAGATTCATATATCAAATAGCAACAAAGCATTCAGGTGTTTGCGAAAATCAGATAAGAAGGCATTCTTGGTGGTTAGTGCAATGCACCAATGTTGAACTGCCCAACCAAGCTGATTTTATCCAAGATGTAAAGAATGTGATCGGATGAGCTAGGACTACTTAAGGACTTATGATTTGTGGATCCTCACTTTAAATAAAATACCCATAAAATGGGGAATATTCCATGAACATACCTCACTAAATAACTATTAAAAAGACACTGCTGATTGAATTAGTTGAATCTTGTATCAGAACTTCACAATGCTGATCTTATTAAGTTGAACATCTATATTGCTCTGTATCTATAAGTTCCATCATATGACACTACACTCTGATCCTAAAGGCTTTAACATATTAATCACATCTTCCTAAGAGGGTAGGTACTTAGGCTACCATACAATCTCACCTCCACATGACAATAAACCAGGCTTCTGCGCAATTAAGAAGAAGCAAGACTTAAATATGTTAAATGAcagggtaaaaaaaaaaaaaaaagcaaaccaGCCAATAAGAAGCTTCATTCACAAAACCTGGGATTTTACAGGTTCCTAAAAGGAAACAAAtagctgcaaaaaaaaaaagccccAAATAAGAAAGTCTAAAACCCCAGTTCAACCCTAATTCGCCAAATCCCACCAATCGAAGACTTCAATTTCGCAACAATCCCTTCCCCTTCCCGCAGAAGGGAAACACCACCATACCCTACCCAACCATGCTCAGATCCAAATCGAAATAAGAACGCCAAAAACCAAAGTAGTCCCAAAGGGGGAACAAAAAAACACTATCTGCCACACTTCCAACCAGAACAACTCACCCAAACCAAAGCTAAAGAAAGAAACCCTATCGTCAGTACAGCAGTTAGCTCCTCCACTTAAGCTCCAAAATCAAGTCCAGAGCAACACGAAAGAACCAAAAAccataatataaaatacatatatttaaaaaaaagaaacccTAATCCGAAGAAAAGAACAGAAACACAGGGGAAAGCAGGGCATGAAACGGAAGCTCAAAATTCAGAAATTTCGAGTTGAGAGGGGAACCTGGAAAGCGGCGAGGGCAACGAACTGCTCGAGCTTAAGAGTAAGCTGGTGCCAGAGCTTCTTCTGATACAGATCTGCGAGGGAATTGTACCAATCAGAGAGCTCAGGATGCGCGTTCCTCAGCGATTCCAAGTATTGAAGTGCAGCCATCGCGATTCACAACCGATTCCCAAGCCCAACAACACGCACCACCGAACTTGAGCTTCCTTCGCTCTTCCTTTCCTATTTATACCTcccactttttttaaaaaatcttgaattaacctttctttctttttcgtcactccagtcttttttttttcttttttctctctcaatatagcatttatttatatttattttattcttcttgtgCTCAAAGAAACGAAtcacttttttagttttttatcattatttattgCTTATTGGTCTGGAAAAACTGAAAATGCACAAACCTTTGGGCTTCAGGTTACGGAGATTTCGATGCAAGGTTGGACTCTACTGAAATTATTAATTGGGCCTTTGTAAGAATAAGGCCCAAATGCTTTAGCccatttcttgtttttttcttattcaatccACTGACAAAAAAACTCCTATATTCGCCAACTAACCTTAGTTTAAGTGGCATATGTtcccctttcttactttcttactAAGAGATCTCAGATTCAAGCCTCATTTAGTGTAAACTTgactataaaaaaaaaaggaaatatcATATGTGTGTGAATGTGTAATCTAATATTAGGAGTTGTCTAATTcatcgataaaaaattaaaaataaaaaatcttatattcaatttatttcaaataaaaaactttttatttaactaagttgtgttgatttaataattaattcactaatttatttaaataaatgtcaAATTCAAATACTAATTTATGTAACAATCCGTTAATTAACAGTAGACTCTTTAATAAAATTCTGATCCTATGAATTAATATATTGCTACTTGCACAAAACAAATTGGAACATGTTTAATTTTGGTGGGAACTTTGCACATGTTTATTTTCGTCAGAGAgagatttttttgttaaaaatttttgtcGTCTTTTTCCACAACTTAGATTTATGAAGTCCATGGTTT
Encoded here:
- the LOC112747463 gene encoding 26S proteasome non-ATPase regulatory subunit 13 homolog B, coding for MAALQYLESLRNAHPELSDWYNSLADLYQKKLWHQLTLKLEQFVALAAFQAGDALIQLYNNFITDFETKINLLKLAHFAVIVSRQYSEKEAAVGYLDGVIEKLQATREQRIEEPILYIKMRIAIIKLEQGDQKECKKLLEDGKSTLDSMTDIDPSVYASYYWVSSQYHKSRQEFAEFYKSALLYLAYTSVESLSDSFKLDLAFDLSLSALLGDNIYNFGELLAHPIIKSLLGTKVEWLYYILQAFNSGDLVRYQELCRVHSAALRAQPALVQNEQKLLEKINILCLMEIIFSRPSEDRTIPLSVIADRTRLSIENVEHLLMKSLSVHLIEGIIDQVDGTVHVSWVQPRVLGIQQIKSLRDRLDSWTGKVHTALLSIEAETPDLIGS